From the Clostridiales bacterium FE2011 genome, one window contains:
- a CDS encoding pyruvate synthase subunit beta codes for MSLNARTLNEEEFFYGHKACAGCGGSLAVRIALKVLGERSIAVLPAGCMSAVGFNFPQLCFGNNAIISTFAGTASMLTGIEAGLRARGETNYHAVGFAGDGGTADIGIQALSGAIDRNDDILYICYDNEAYMNTGIQKSSLTPFGARTTTTPAGKNIRGNLRPKKNMFEIVAAHGIPYAATASIGYLNDFIAKVEKASKIRGTKYIHIIAPCPTGWGITTDETVEVARQVVDCGLWYLAEYENGNFTLTHQPKQLADPADYLKRQARFRHLTEEDIELIRQSRDLKWEQIRKNYKNIQEEK; via the coding sequence TTGAGCCTGAATGCAAGAACACTGAATGAAGAGGAATTCTTCTACGGTCACAAAGCCTGTGCCGGCTGCGGCGGAAGCCTGGCCGTCCGCATAGCGCTCAAGGTGCTGGGAGAACGGTCCATTGCCGTGCTGCCGGCGGGATGTATGTCAGCAGTCGGATTCAATTTTCCGCAGCTGTGCTTCGGCAATAACGCGATCATCTCCACCTTTGCCGGAACCGCGTCCATGCTCACGGGTATTGAAGCGGGACTCCGGGCCAGAGGGGAAACCAATTATCACGCGGTCGGTTTTGCCGGTGACGGCGGTACCGCGGATATCGGTATCCAGGCCCTGTCCGGGGCGATCGACAGGAACGATGACATCCTGTACATCTGCTACGACAACGAAGCCTACATGAACACCGGCATCCAGAAAAGCTCCCTGACCCCCTTCGGAGCCAGGACGACCACAACGCCGGCAGGAAAAAACATCCGCGGAAACCTCCGCCCGAAGAAAAACATGTTTGAAATCGTAGCCGCCCACGGAATCCCCTATGCGGCCACGGCAAGCATCGGATACCTGAACGACTTCATCGCCAAGGTGGAAAAAGCCTCGAAGATCCGCGGAACGAAATACATCCACATTATCGCTCCGTGTCCCACCGGCTGGGGAATTACCACGGATGAAACCGTGGAGGTGGCCCGCCAGGTGGTGGACTGCGGCCTGTGGTACCTGGCCGAGTATGAGAACGGAAACTTTACGCTGACGCATCAGCCGAAGCAGCTGGCCGATCCCGCGGATTACCTGAAGCGGCAGGCCAGGTTCAGGCACCTGACGGAAGAGGATATTGAACTCATCCGGCAGTCCAGGGACCTGAAATGGGAACAAATCAGAAAAAACTATAAAAACATACAGGAGGAAAAATAA
- a CDS encoding phenylacetate--CoA ligase: MSRDVNNKYWDKELETMPREELEKKQLEDLKEIVQFAYDHAPYYKRSFDAAGVKPSDIKTLKDIQKFPFIDKRTQRDTQGVGSFLGELCAVPEEDVVFISTSSGSTGVPTMSPFTKKDFDEFQETESRWFWQVGMRPSDRYVHALNFSLYVGGPDVIGAQNLGALCIWGGTLPSERLLYVLKTYQPTVIWTSPSYAWQLGEKALKSGIDPKKDLNIKKIIVAGELGGSIEATRHAIEELWGAEVYDFYGLSDIFGACAAMCEAKNGLHIAENHILVETVDIHTGEVLEPGQVGELVFTTLRKHARPLIRFRTGDIGWIDTTPCSCGRTHGRIHINGRKDDMFIVSAVNVFPSDIEAVIRDLHGITGEYLIRVFEKDFTCKYSVEIEKNSDNPASDDAVAAEVSAALKARIGVKPAQVVVHPDGGLNTRSEHKSKRIIDERNLSYDI, from the coding sequence ATGAGCAGAGATGTGAATAACAAGTACTGGGATAAGGAACTGGAAACCATGCCCCGTGAGGAGCTTGAAAAGAAGCAGCTGGAGGATCTGAAGGAGATTGTGCAGTTCGCCTACGATCATGCCCCCTACTACAAAAGATCCTTTGATGCGGCAGGAGTGAAGCCCTCCGACATCAAAACCTTAAAGGACATTCAGAAGTTCCCCTTCATCGACAAGCGGACCCAGCGTGACACCCAGGGCGTCGGTTCCTTCCTTGGTGAACTGTGCGCCGTACCGGAAGAAGACGTAGTCTTCATTTCCACCTCCTCCGGCTCCACCGGTGTTCCGACCATGAGTCCCTTCACCAAGAAGGACTTTGATGAGTTCCAGGAAACGGAAAGCCGCTGGTTCTGGCAGGTGGGTATGCGTCCCAGCGACCGCTATGTCCATGCGCTGAACTTCTCCCTGTATGTCGGCGGCCCGGACGTCATCGGCGCCCAGAACCTCGGTGCGCTGTGCATCTGGGGCGGCACGCTGCCCAGCGAACGCCTGCTCTACGTGCTGAAAACCTATCAGCCCACCGTTATCTGGACCAGTCCTTCCTATGCCTGGCAACTGGGTGAAAAGGCGCTCAAGAGCGGCATTGATCCCAAGAAGGACCTGAACATCAAGAAGATCATTGTGGCCGGTGAGCTTGGCGGCTCCATTGAAGCGACGCGCCATGCCATTGAGGAACTCTGGGGTGCTGAGGTTTATGACTTCTACGGCCTCTCTGACATCTTCGGTGCCTGCGCAGCCATGTGCGAAGCCAAGAACGGCCTGCACATTGCAGAAAACCATATCCTGGTGGAGACAGTTGATATCCATACCGGCGAAGTGCTGGAGCCCGGCCAGGTCGGCGAACTTGTTTTCACCACGCTGCGCAAGCATGCCCGTCCCCTGATCCGTTTCCGCACCGGTGATATCGGCTGGATCGACACCACGCCCTGCTCCTGCGGCAGAACGCATGGCCGGATCCACATCAACGGCCGGAAGGATGACATGTTCATCGTTTCCGCCGTCAATGTCTTCCCGAGCGATATCGAAGCGGTCATCCGCGACCTGCACGGCATCACCGGTGAATACCTGATCCGTGTATTCGAGAAGGACTTCACCTGCAAGTACTCCGTGGAAATTGAAAAGAATTCTGACAATCCCGCGTCCGATGACGCCGTCGCGGCTGAAGTATCCGCCGCGCTGAAGGCGCGCATCGGCGTGAAACCCGCCCAGGTGGTTGTCCATCCGGACGGCGGCCTGAATACACGCAGCGAACACAAATCCAAGCGTATCATCGACGAACGCAACCTGAGCTATGATATCTGA
- a CDS encoding aminotransferase class I/II-fold pyridoxal phosphate-dependent enzyme: MPQLSRRTETFTDSVIRRMTRVSLKYGAVNLSQGFPDFEPPREILDRLAEVSREDFHQYSITWGAQNFREALAEKQSRLMGRTIDPNSEIVVTCGSTEAMMAAMMTIANPGDKVIVFSPFYENYGADAILSGAEPIYVPLYPPDFGFKADELEAAFRQKPKALILCNPSNPCGKVFTYEELKLIADLAAKYDTFVITDEVYEHIVYAPSKHVYFASLPGMWERTISCSSLSKTYSITGWRLGYIIAPPEIIDVARKVHDFLTVGAAAPLQEAAVTGLRFGDEYYADLAAKYTAKRNLFLKGLDDLHIAHTVPQGAYYILLDISEFGFESDLEFCEVLARDVGVGAVPGSSFFREPVNHLIRLHFAKRDETLYDALNRLEDLRKKIPVRR; the protein is encoded by the coding sequence ATGCCGCAGCTGTCAAGAAGAACGGAAACCTTTACTGACTCAGTCATCCGCCGTATGACGCGGGTATCCCTGAAATACGGTGCGGTGAATCTGTCCCAGGGGTTCCCGGATTTTGAGCCGCCCAGGGAAATCCTGGACCGCCTTGCAGAAGTCTCCCGGGAGGATTTCCATCAGTATTCCATCACCTGGGGTGCCCAGAACTTCCGGGAAGCCCTGGCGGAAAAACAGTCGAGGCTGATGGGCAGGACGATCGATCCGAACAGCGAAATCGTCGTCACCTGCGGCAGTACGGAAGCCATGATGGCAGCCATGATGACGATTGCCAATCCGGGAGATAAGGTCATCGTCTTCTCCCCGTTCTATGAGAACTACGGTGCGGACGCAATTCTCTCCGGTGCCGAGCCGATCTATGTGCCGCTGTATCCTCCGGATTTCGGTTTCAAAGCGGACGAACTGGAAGCAGCCTTCCGCCAGAAACCAAAGGCACTGATCCTCTGCAATCCTTCCAATCCCTGCGGCAAGGTGTTCACCTATGAGGAACTGAAGCTCATCGCGGACCTGGCGGCAAAATACGACACCTTTGTCATCACGGACGAAGTATATGAGCATATCGTCTATGCGCCCAGCAAACATGTCTATTTTGCTTCACTGCCGGGAATGTGGGAACGGACAATCTCCTGCTCTTCCCTTTCCAAGACCTATTCGATTACCGGATGGCGTCTGGGATACATCATCGCCCCGCCGGAAATCATCGACGTGGCCCGGAAAGTCCATGACTTCCTGACCGTCGGTGCGGCAGCACCGCTGCAGGAAGCCGCCGTGACCGGTCTTCGTTTTGGCGACGAATACTATGCCGATCTGGCTGCGAAATATACAGCCAAGCGCAATCTGTTCCTCAAGGGACTGGATGACCTGCACATCGCGCATACGGTTCCGCAGGGCGCCTATTACATCCTGCTGGATATCTCTGAATTCGGTTTTGAAAGCGACCTGGAATTCTGCGAGGTCCTGGCAAGGGATGTAGGGGTCGGCGCCGTTCCCGGATCCAGCTTCTTCCGGGAACCGGTCAATCACCTGATCCGCCTGCACTTTGCCAAGCGTGATGAAACGCTGTATGACGCGTTGAACCGCCTGGAAGACCTGAGGAAAAAAATCCCCGTAAGGCGATAA
- a CDS encoding 2-oxo acid dehydrogenase subunit E2: MFGRRPDGRRLKKQDPIVQMTPYLMPMRCDAQVFLEHKADFEKLSRYIVDKAREGQKITFMQILVAAYVRAISKNPEVNRFIFNKQYYIRNNCSVSYTVLKDPQDHNSNETTVRILFDLTDTVFDVRDRMNAAVEQSRATEDGDFVIRLASALLSIPGLATLVVGLVKLLDKYGIAPPVLIRELPFYSGMFITNNGSIGLHHPLHHIYNFGDVSLFIGMGSVQKEAFVEPDGKTRMRRWLPLGITADERVCSGAHYAAFFAEVIRLLDNPEELETPPQEVRFEQGVEYHVPKISEQK; this comes from the coding sequence ATGTTTGGACGCAGACCGGATGGAAGACGCCTGAAGAAACAGGACCCTATTGTGCAGATGACCCCTTATCTGATGCCGATGCGCTGTGACGCGCAGGTGTTTCTGGAGCACAAGGCAGACTTTGAGAAGCTGAGCCGGTATATCGTGGACAAAGCCAGGGAGGGGCAGAAGATCACCTTCATGCAGATCCTGGTGGCCGCCTATGTCCGGGCGATCAGCAAAAATCCGGAAGTGAACCGGTTCATTTTCAACAAGCAGTATTATATCCGGAACAACTGTTCCGTCTCCTATACCGTGCTGAAGGATCCCCAGGATCACAACAGCAACGAGACCACCGTGCGCATTCTCTTTGACCTGACGGATACGGTCTTTGATGTCCGTGACCGGATGAATGCCGCGGTGGAACAGAGCCGTGCCACAGAGGACGGGGATTTCGTGATCCGGCTGGCCAGTGCGCTCCTGTCCATTCCCGGCCTTGCCACGCTGGTTGTCGGCCTCGTGAAACTGCTGGACAAATACGGGATCGCGCCGCCCGTGCTGATCCGGGAGCTGCCCTTCTACAGCGGCATGTTTATCACCAATAACGGATCCATCGGCTTGCATCATCCCCTGCATCACATCTATAATTTCGGTGACGTGAGTCTTTTCATCGGCATGGGCAGCGTCCAGAAGGAAGCCTTTGTGGAGCCGGACGGAAAGACCAGGATGCGCCGCTGGCTGCCGCTGGGCATCACCGCCGATGAGCGGGTCTGCTCCGGCGCGCATTACGCCGCCTTCTTCGCTGAGGTGATCCGCCTGCTGGACAATCCGGAAGAACTGGAAACCCCGCCGCAGGAAGTGCGCTTTGAGCAGGGCGTGGAGTATCACGTACCAAAGATTTCAGAACAGAAATGA
- a CDS encoding flippase-like domain-containing protein, producing MNENRQERKKKTVWTALFVLINIAVIAATAVNEFSGTTAGTFQFGFTKRALFFLGCTGLCLVVLLCAETLKYLLMMKSLGEPVSVRIAFETAALGKYYDCITPSGAGGQPFQILWLHRHGYSDGASSAMTISAYITMQAGFILLALGVFISHRSVELDAIRYTAYFGLLLFSLIPCLLASFSFMPKTVRRIITAVIRLCGRLRLVKKPEESTQQVLGMLDSYHTSFSVIAKNKVMLCLLLVLSLIYRIALCSMPYFVLKMFGASVSFLHIFASTIYIYAAICLVPTPGNAGAAEGAFYLVFSAMGSDGVFWAMLIWRIFCYYSFIVIGAGIYGVNAIRGRRARGGKKDE from the coding sequence GTGAACGAAAACCGACAGGAAAGGAAAAAGAAGACAGTCTGGACAGCGTTGTTTGTCCTGATCAATATAGCGGTCATCGCCGCCACCGCGGTCAATGAGTTTTCAGGGACCACTGCCGGAACTTTTCAGTTTGGCTTCACGAAGCGGGCCCTTTTCTTCCTGGGGTGTACCGGGCTTTGCCTGGTTGTGCTGCTGTGTGCGGAAACCCTGAAGTATCTGCTGATGATGAAGTCCCTCGGGGAACCGGTTTCTGTCCGCATCGCGTTTGAGACGGCCGCCCTCGGAAAATACTATGACTGCATCACGCCTTCCGGGGCCGGCGGACAGCCCTTCCAGATTCTCTGGCTCCACAGGCACGGATATTCAGACGGGGCTTCCTCCGCAATGACAATCAGCGCCTATATCACCATGCAGGCCGGTTTCATTCTGCTGGCGCTGGGCGTCTTCATCTCCCACCGTTCCGTGGAGCTGGACGCCATCCGCTATACGGCTTATTTCGGCTTGCTGCTCTTTTCCCTCATTCCCTGCCTGCTGGCTTCGTTTTCCTTCATGCCGAAGACCGTCAGACGCATCATCACCGCCGTCATCCGCCTGTGCGGCCGGCTGCGTCTGGTCAAAAAGCCGGAGGAATCCACGCAGCAGGTCCTGGGCATGCTGGACAGTTATCACACCAGCTTCTCGGTGATTGCAAAGAACAAGGTCATGCTGTGCCTCCTGCTGGTCCTGTCCCTGATCTACCGGATTGCCCTTTGCAGTATGCCCTACTTTGTGCTGAAAATGTTCGGTGCCTCTGTCAGTTTCCTCCATATTTTTGCCTCCACCATCTATATTTATGCCGCAATCTGCCTGGTGCCCACACCGGGCAATGCAGGCGCGGCGGAAGGCGCATTCTATCTTGTCTTCTCCGCCATGGGATCTGACGGTGTGTTCTGGGCCATGCTGATCTGGCGGATTTTCTGCTATTATTCCTTTATTGTCATCGGTGCCGGAATTTACGGGGTCAACGCGATCCGCGGAAGACGGGCCCGGGGAGGAAAAAAGGATGAATGA
- a CDS encoding glycosyltransferase, with translation MNDLQALRPVEFIDNYFPVIDGVTETVHEYARHMENATVVCPAMESHYLEKHSFPYPLLTSMTFRVPFSRYASAVPKMDRELEAGIAKANPDIFHIHSPSLLGKYAVSLGKKKKIPVVATFHSKYYDAILEFTKSRAIAKMVTNQIVKVFESCDEVWACSEETGETLRSYGYTKPYHVMPNGTDVSVPENAQELKEKAASRFQLPQDKHVLLFVGQQIWYKNQRLILDTFRLLCDQSNDWFLVMVGTGKDEQDIERYAASLNLTDHIRFTGQVKDRDLLRGIYLNADLLFFPSVFDNAPLVLREAAVLAVPTLATEGSNAAGAIRKNFSGFTAAADPQAMHDELVRIFTEEDVKKIGQNARETIPLSWEKLIPMVLDRYQTVIDRYERTR, from the coding sequence ATGAATGATCTTCAGGCGCTGCGCCCGGTGGAGTTTATTGATAACTATTTCCCGGTGATCGACGGTGTGACGGAAACCGTCCATGAATATGCCCGGCATATGGAGAACGCCACCGTGGTCTGCCCGGCTATGGAAAGCCATTACCTGGAAAAGCACAGTTTCCCTTATCCGCTGCTCACGTCCATGACCTTCCGGGTTCCCTTTTCCCGCTATGCCAGTGCGGTTCCGAAGATGGACCGTGAGCTGGAGGCGGGAATCGCGAAAGCAAATCCGGATATCTTCCATATCCACAGTCCTTCCCTGCTTGGCAAGTATGCGGTTTCCCTGGGAAAGAAAAAGAAGATTCCCGTTGTGGCAACCTTCCATTCCAAGTATTATGACGCGATCCTGGAATTCACAAAGAGCCGGGCCATCGCGAAAATGGTCACGAACCAGATCGTGAAGGTTTTTGAAAGCTGTGACGAGGTCTGGGCCTGTTCGGAGGAAACCGGTGAAACGCTCCGCTCCTATGGTTATACCAAACCCTATCATGTTATGCCTAACGGAACGGACGTATCCGTTCCCGAAAACGCGCAGGAGCTGAAAGAAAAAGCCGCTTCCCGTTTTCAGCTGCCGCAGGACAAACATGTCCTGTTGTTTGTCGGCCAGCAGATCTGGTATAAAAACCAGCGCCTGATCCTGGATACTTTCCGGCTCCTCTGTGATCAGAGCAACGATTGGTTCCTGGTCATGGTCGGTACCGGAAAGGATGAACAGGATATAGAGCGCTACGCTGCTTCCCTGAACCTGACGGATCATATCCGTTTCACCGGCCAGGTGAAGGACCGGGATCTGCTCAGGGGCATCTACCTGAACGCGGATCTGCTGTTCTTCCCCTCCGTGTTCGACAACGCGCCCCTCGTTCTGCGGGAAGCCGCGGTCCTGGCCGTTCCAACGCTGGCGACCGAGGGTTCCAATGCTGCCGGGGCAATCCGGAAGAATTTCAGCGGCTTCACTGCCGCCGCCGATCCGCAGGCCATGCACGACGAGCTGGTCCGGATCTTTACCGAAGAGGACGTTAAAAAGATCGGTCAGAATGCCCGGGAAACCATTCCCCTTTCCTGGGAAAAGCTCATCCCGATGGTGCTCGACCGGTATCAGACGGTCATCGACCGGTATGAAAGGACAAGGTGA
- a CDS encoding GtrA family protein: MTEETRNPEQEKQPKDRSELIRTIKFVLFSISAGVIEIGVFTVLYELLHWEYWVAYLIALVLSVVWNFTLNREFTFRSANNVPIAMLKVAAYYAVFTPVTTILGNYLEGTCGWNGMLVTIMNMLLNFVTEYLYDRFVVFGKSIDTNSRAQAQAQSKSEGNE, encoded by the coding sequence ATGACAGAAGAAACCAGGAATCCGGAACAGGAAAAGCAGCCAAAGGACCGGAGTGAACTGATCCGCACAATCAAATTTGTGTTGTTTTCCATCTCTGCCGGTGTCATTGAGATCGGCGTATTCACCGTTCTTTATGAGCTGCTGCACTGGGAATACTGGGTAGCCTATCTCATCGCGCTTGTTCTCTCCGTGGTCTGGAACTTTACCCTGAACCGCGAGTTCACTTTCCGTTCCGCCAACAACGTTCCCATCGCCATGCTGAAGGTCGCGGCCTATTACGCGGTCTTTACCCCCGTGACCACGATCCTGGGCAACTACCTCGAAGGCACCTGCGGCTGGAACGGTATGCTCGTCACGATCATGAACATGCTGCTCAACTTCGTCACGGAATACCTGTATGACCGGTTTGTTGTCTTCGGGAAGTCCATTGATACAAACAGCCGTGCGCAGGCGCAGGCACAATCAAAGTCGGAAGGAAATGAATGA
- a CDS encoding DUF4317 domain-containing protein — protein MNQRDLAEIKRRLNPDKRHPSLICGCYVDYIGNPITSFAVPVATLYENENIKFMSIFKKVLSGQLGQALNPIAMPSESISLLMKVRDTGMKDDAVMQELFTKMIAGIRAEHPDMQSVEDAQNAENWLILMLHDDLDVRKRDVNDEIDYENSDRSFSYCLCAVCPVKRDKPALRYVPSDGMFHERAPEWLASTPVMGFLFPLYEGGSADVNTMLFFSKDCKEAHEAFLKASFNADAVMPAAEQTENFQSLLAQTLGTECSLDVVQEMHEVVSTLIEEQDKDAEPLLLSKQDVAKVLTDGGVSPERVEAFQDGFDKTFGTGAALPAVNVIAPKQFKVDLPSVSIKVDPKQADILETRVIDGRSYLLIPIEGDIAVNGQPVFPKK, from the coding sequence ATGAATCAAAGAGACCTGGCTGAAATCAAAAGAAGGCTGAATCCGGACAAGCGCCACCCTTCCCTGATCTGCGGCTGCTATGTTGACTATATCGGAAACCCGATCACGAGTTTTGCCGTTCCTGTGGCAACCCTGTATGAGAATGAAAATATCAAATTCATGTCCATCTTCAAGAAGGTGCTTTCCGGTCAGCTTGGACAGGCACTGAATCCGATCGCCATGCCGTCTGAAAGCATCAGCCTCCTGATGAAGGTCCGGGATACTGGTATGAAAGACGATGCCGTAATGCAGGAGCTCTTCACCAAAATGATCGCGGGCATCCGGGCGGAACATCCTGACATGCAGTCTGTGGAAGACGCGCAGAATGCTGAGAACTGGCTGATCCTGATGCTTCACGACGATCTGGACGTCCGGAAACGGGACGTGAACGATGAGATTGATTATGAGAACTCCGACCGTTCTTTCAGCTACTGCCTCTGCGCGGTCTGTCCTGTAAAGCGGGATAAACCGGCGCTGCGGTACGTTCCCTCGGACGGAATGTTCCATGAGCGGGCACCGGAGTGGCTGGCCAGCACGCCGGTGATGGGATTCCTCTTCCCACTGTACGAAGGCGGATCCGCGGACGTAAATACCATGCTTTTCTTCAGCAAGGACTGCAAAGAGGCCCATGAGGCATTCCTGAAAGCTTCCTTCAATGCTGACGCAGTGATGCCTGCCGCAGAGCAGACGGAGAACTTCCAGTCTCTCCTGGCGCAGACGCTAGGGACGGAGTGCTCCCTGGACGTGGTTCAGGAGATGCATGAAGTAGTTTCCACCCTGATTGAAGAGCAGGACAAGGACGCTGAGCCGCTGCTGCTTTCCAAGCAGGACGTTGCCAAGGTTCTTACTGACGGCGGCGTATCTCCGGAACGGGTTGAAGCCTTCCAGGACGGATTTGATAAAACCTTCGGCACCGGTGCGGCGCTTCCTGCCGTGAATGTGATTGCCCCCAAACAGTTCAAGGTGGACCTGCCCAGCGTATCCATCAAGGTGGATCCCAAACAGGCGGATATCCTTGAAACGCGGGTGATTGACGGCCGCAGCTATCTGCTGATTCCGATCGAGGGCGACATCGCTGTGAACGGACAGCCCGTTTTCCCCAAAAAGTGA
- a CDS encoding DUF4982 domain-containing protein: MNSMNLDREWTFRKGLLDSVSQLKSDPGKVVNLPHDGMIGTPVTPDAPARSDMGYFTGGLSSYTKYVSILREWESGCVGLLIDGAMLNASVEVNGCKAALQHYGYVPFYVDLTGLVEYGAENRITVNVNTSMQPNSRWYTGSGLYRGVKLLHGPKVHLAPDGIYAFTREVADGLAFLEVQAEIVNAAGENRLAEAEAVLLEEATGKRVAGAKQVIQVNAGGAETARIRFTVENPKLWDAETPNLYRIKVLVRDLGIFRTHLEKNPDPSVDEGSVLFGIRTITADARRGLQINGKTVKLRGGCVHHDNGLLGSVSLYEAEARKIRKLKEVGFNAIRTAHNPPSAALIEACDRLGMYVFDEAFDAWGIAKRGGDYSQFFADCWEKDLTAFVRRDRSHPSVILWSTGNEIPERGGLNNGYLLAARLAETIRRLDGTRPVSNGICSLWSGLDDRLAEGQNQAQNAGDERELLWEKVTEPFASNLDVVGYNYMESLYEQDHELFPERVILGSENFPKEIGFHWPLVEKLPYVIGEFTWTAWDYLGEAGIGKAVRLPADDPKMKEGCWSLMPPDASPFPWRTANDADFDITGVMLPQGAYRSVVWGCPETFLYSRLPEDFGKDELITPWGFPGLFSSWNYTGSEGKPVEISVFSAAEEVELFLNGQSVGRKAVPQEGTMPRSVNFETAYQPGRLEAVSYTGGKEVSRAVLETTGRPARIRLTTDQKALRPDGHDLAFVEIELLDQEGRVVPDAQIGLSTSISGQGWMAGFGTGNPVTAEDYTDKMTVSWHGRALAVLRSGYESGELTLTVSARDLPEERISLRVEE, translated from the coding sequence ATGAACAGTATGAATCTTGATCGGGAGTGGACATTCCGGAAGGGGCTGCTGGATTCTGTCAGTCAGCTGAAATCAGATCCGGGAAAAGTGGTTAACCTGCCCCATGACGGCATGATCGGCACACCGGTGACGCCGGACGCTCCCGCCCGGTCGGATATGGGTTATTTTACCGGCGGACTGAGCAGCTATACCAAGTATGTTTCCATTCTCCGGGAATGGGAAAGCGGCTGCGTCGGCCTGCTGATTGACGGTGCGATGCTGAACGCTTCTGTGGAGGTCAACGGCTGCAAAGCCGCTCTGCAGCATTACGGCTACGTTCCGTTTTATGTGGATCTGACCGGGCTGGTGGAATACGGTGCGGAAAACCGGATCACAGTCAACGTGAACACAAGCATGCAGCCCAATTCCCGCTGGTACACCGGTTCCGGGTTGTACCGCGGCGTGAAACTGCTCCATGGACCGAAGGTGCACCTCGCTCCCGACGGCATCTACGCCTTCACCCGTGAAGTGGCGGATGGTCTGGCCTTCCTGGAGGTTCAGGCGGAGATCGTGAACGCCGCAGGTGAAAACCGTCTGGCAGAAGCCGAAGCCGTCCTGCTGGAGGAAGCCACCGGAAAACGTGTTGCCGGGGCAAAGCAGGTGATCCAGGTCAACGCCGGAGGAGCCGAAACCGCCCGGATCCGTTTCACTGTGGAAAATCCGAAGCTCTGGGATGCGGAAACCCCCAACCTGTACCGGATCAAAGTGCTGGTCCGGGATCTGGGCATCTTCCGCACACACCTGGAAAAGAATCCGGATCCTTCTGTGGACGAAGGCAGCGTCCTCTTTGGCATCCGGACGATCACCGCGGACGCCCGCCGCGGACTACAGATCAACGGAAAAACAGTAAAGCTCAGGGGCGGCTGCGTCCATCATGACAACGGCCTCCTGGGTTCGGTCTCCCTCTATGAAGCGGAAGCCCGGAAGATTCGGAAGCTGAAGGAAGTGGGCTTCAACGCCATCCGTACCGCTCATAACCCGCCCTCCGCGGCGCTGATTGAAGCCTGCGACCGGCTGGGCATGTATGTGTTTGACGAAGCGTTTGACGCCTGGGGAATCGCGAAGCGCGGAGGCGATTACAGCCAGTTCTTCGCGGACTGCTGGGAAAAGGACCTGACGGCCTTTGTACGGCGGGACCGTTCCCACCCCAGCGTGATCCTCTGGTCCACAGGCAATGAAATTCCGGAGCGGGGCGGACTGAACAACGGATACCTGCTGGCAGCCCGCCTGGCGGAAACCATCCGCCGGCTGGACGGTACCCGGCCGGTCAGTAACGGCATCTGTTCCCTGTGGAGCGGACTGGATGACAGGCTGGCGGAAGGCCAGAACCAGGCGCAGAACGCCGGGGACGAGCGGGAGCTCCTGTGGGAAAAGGTCACCGAACCCTTTGCAAGCAATCTGGACGTTGTCGGATATAACTACATGGAAAGCCTCTACGAGCAGGATCATGAGCTGTTCCCGGAAAGGGTCATCCTCGGCTCCGAAAACTTCCCGAAGGAAATCGGCTTCCACTGGCCCCTGGTGGAGAAGCTGCCCTATGTCATCGGCGAATTTACCTGGACCGCCTGGGACTACCTGGGTGAAGCCGGTATCGGGAAAGCAGTCCGCCTGCCCGCCGATGACCCGAAGATGAAGGAAGGCTGCTGGTCTCTGATGCCCCCGGACGCCTCCCCCTTCCCCTGGCGGACAGCCAATGACGCGGATTTCGACATCACCGGCGTCATGCTGCCCCAGGGCGCCTACCGCAGCGTGGTATGGGGCTGCCCGGAAACCTTCCTCTATTCCCGGCTGCCGGAGGATTTCGGCAAGGATGAACTGATCACCCCCTGGGGCTTCCCGGGACTGTTCTCCAGCTGGAACTATACCGGTTCTGAAGGAAAGCCCGTGGAAATCTCCGTTTTTTCCGCCGCGGAGGAAGTGGAGCTGTTCCTGAACGGCCAGTCCGTCGGCCGGAAGGCTGTTCCGCAGGAGGGGACAATGCCCCGCAGCGTCAACTTTGAAACAGCGTATCAGCCCGGCAGGCTGGAAGCCGTCAGCTACACCGGTGGTAAAGAAGTCAGCCGCGCCGTGCTGGAAACGACGGGAAGGCCGGCACGGATCCGTCTGACTACGGATCAAAAAGCGCTGCGCCCGGACGGCCACGATCTGGCCTTTGTGGAAATTGAACTTCTGGATCAGGAAGGACGCGTTGTGCCGGATGCGCAGATCGGCCTTTCCACAAGCATCTCAGGTCAGGGCTGGATGGCCGGATTCGGCACCGGTAATCCTGTGACGGCGGAAGACTATACGGATAAAATGACCGTGAGCTGGCACGGACGGGCCTTAGCCGTGCTCCGTTCCGGCTATGAAAGCGGTGAATTGACCCTCACGGTTTCGGCAAGGGATCTGCCGGAAGAGCGGATCAGTCTCCGCGTGGAAGAATAA